A window from Vigna angularis cultivar LongXiaoDou No.4 chromosome 7, ASM1680809v1, whole genome shotgun sequence encodes these proteins:
- the LOC108337527 gene encoding endoglucanase 11 codes for MKKEKVHIRYLAPCIWLLLSLTTIFLPLCESFNYGHALSQSLLYFESQRSGRLPYNQRVTWRHHSALTDGLEQGVDLVGGYYDAGDNVKFGLPMAFTVTLLSWAAIEYGQQIAAAGEYAHTLEAIKWGTDYFIKAHTHPNVLWVEVGDGHTDHYCWQRPEDMTTSRRAYKVDAENPGSDVAGETAAALAAASMVFRRTKPHYSQLLLHHAEQLFEFGDKYKGKYDESVGVAKEYYASVSGYMDELLWAAIWLYRATQKDQYLNYFLENAHDFGGTTWAINEFSWDVKYAGVQAIASMLSMEEKKHKQHEVVLKQYRSKAEHYLCACLNLNNVSNVERTPGGLLYTRQWNNMQYVATASFLLTLYSDHLRATHQNLHCEKGEVGPDEMFAFAKSQVDYILGSNPMGMSYMVGYGPDFPQRVHHRGASIESSKENKGFIGCIQGYDSWYGRVEPNPNVLTGALVGGPDMNDEFKDERSNYIQTEACTYNTAALVGVFARLHQSHGDVYLSSPLIASS; via the exons atgaagaaagagaaggTTCACATACGGTATTTGGCACCTTGTATTTGGTTACTACTCTCTCTCACTACAATCTTCCTCCCTTTATGTGAGTCCTTCAATTATGGCCACGCCCTGTCCCAGAGCCTACTCTATTTCGAGTCACAGCGTTCAGGACGCTTACCCTACAACCAAAGGGTCACCTGGCGTCACCATTCTGCCCTCACCGATGGCCTAGAACAAGGG GTGGACTTGGTGGGAGGGTACTATGATGCAGGGGACAATGTGAAATTTGGTTTGCCCATGGCCTTCACCGTCACACTCCTCTCCTGGGCTGCTATAGAGTACGGCCAACAAATCGCGGCTGCCGGCGAGTACGCTCACACGCTCGAGGCCATCAAGTGGGGAACTGACTATTTCATTAAGGCACACACACACCCCAATGTTCTTTGGGTTGAG GTGGGTGACGGCCACACTGATCACTACTGTTGGCAGCGGCCGGAGGACATGACGACATCGCGGCGAGCTTACAAGGTGGATGCGGAGAACCCTGGTTCGGATGTGGCCGGTGAGACTGCGGCGGCATTGGCGGCGGCATCCATGGTGTTTAGGAGAACAAAGCCACATTACTCTCAACTACTTTTGCATCATGCAGAACAG TTGTTTGAGTTTGGTGACAAGTACAAGGGGAAGTATGATGAGAGTGTTGGAGTGGCTAAAGAGTATTATGCTTCGGTTAGTGGCTACATGGACGAGTTGCTATGGGCAGCTATTTGGCTTTATAGGGCCACACAAAAGGACcaatatttaaactattttctgGAGAATGCTCATGACTTTGGTGGGACCACCTGGGCCATCAATGAATTCAGCTGGGATGTTAAATATGCTGGTGTTCAAGCCATTGCTTCCATG TTATCgatggaagaaaagaaacacAAGCAGCACGAAGTCGTACTCAAACAGTATCGTTCAAAAGCCGAGCACTATCTCTGCGCGTGCCTCAACCTCAACAACGTGAGTAACGTGGAGCGCACCCCAGGAGGGTTACTGTACACCCGCCAATGGAACAACATGCAGTACGTGGCAACGGCGTCGTTTCTTCTCACACTGTATTCTGATCACCTCCGAGCCACACATCAGAATCTGCATTGCGAAAAGGGCGAGGTGGGTCCAGATGAGATGTTTGCCTTTGCGAAATCACAGGTTGATTACATCTTAGGTTCTAATCCAATGGGTATGAGTTACATGGTAGGATACGGTCCCGATTTCCCTCAGAGGGTGCACCATAGGGGCGCATCCATTGAATCATCAAAGGAAAACAAGGGTTTTATCGGGTGCATCCAGGGTTATGATAGCTGGTATGGACGCGTTGAACCCAATCCAAATGTACTAACTGGGGCCCTCGTTGGTGGGCCCGATATGAATGACGAATTTAAAGATGAGAGATCAAATTACATCCAAACAGAGGCATGCACCTACAATACTGCAGCTTTAGTAGGGGTTTTTGCTAGATTGCATCAATCACATGGTGATGTTTATTTATCATCTCCTTTGATAGCTTCTAGCTAA
- the LOC108337548 gene encoding uncharacterized protein LOC108337548, producing the protein MVGGHFHTILHATSRSSLLKSTTSKPFFNNTIKNYGQASNGNRSRLMEERAPSTAEEFQRVAEEKARETKEGVATQNVDKLCDGAQIGDSKIGSVKN; encoded by the exons ATGGTTGGTGGTCACTTCCACACCATTCTCCATGCCACTTCAAGATCATCCTTGCTAAAGTCCACTACCAGTAAGCCATTCTTCAACAACACAATCAAG AATTATGGACAAGCAAGCAATGGAAACCGTAGCCGTTTGATGGAAGAGAGGGCACCCTCCACAGCTGAAGAATTCCAAAGAGTTGCTGAGGAAAAAGCCAGGGAGACGAAGGAAGGGGTAGCAACTCAGAATGTTGACAAGTTATGTGATGGTGCACAAATTGGTGACTCCAAGATTGGATCTGTCAAGAACTGA